In Zingiber officinale cultivar Zhangliang chromosome 6A, Zo_v1.1, whole genome shotgun sequence, a single genomic region encodes these proteins:
- the LOC121997194 gene encoding protein SPA1-RELATED 4-like isoform X1 — MDGPWRRRRRRKESAIKAGNMWFSSQVGAAAADPYPPPFASFLERQGPSKKRRRRRRRRRRRRRERSKVMRGLEDAAGPRGEVEDEDEPAATAEDEVSLRQWVDQPSRPVDLLQCLHIFRQIVDAVNSAHAQGVVVGGVRPSCFVMSSLDRVSFIESASCSESSEDDDLTSGRSRLGGGSSRMVASEEPSGGVEDEKAAFPMKKVLQMEAAWYTSPEEDAGKPATFASDVYRLGVLLFELFYSFESLEEKFISMANLRHRVLPPQLLLKWPKEASCCLWLLHPHQDTRPKMSGVLESEFLNQPKDSLEERDAAIKLKEETEDQELLLEFLLHLQLKKKEIVDQLHNTIRFLTADIEEVTHQKSILSKKSCSKLDKGDRSSKEKLDEPLLDSVKDEYSFNSDARKRLRPDLQNSIQEKHYNVGAKDPRPKKVQQIQENPLSKSSRLMKNCEKLEAVYVSTRCRTVKQESQPGNKFIHIISSGKGSSFRPPHGSSVDDWDYDVENVGRNEWINPFLKGMCKYLAFSRLKVRADLKQGDLLNPRNLVCSMGFDRDKEFFATAGVNKKIKIFECNTILNGDRDIHYPVAEIINASKISCICWNSYIKSHIALSDFEGVVQAWDATRNQVFAVMREHEKRVWSVDFSLTDPTKLASGSDDGAVKIWNINQAGSVCTIRTKANVCSVQFQPDSAYSLAIGSADHKIYCYDLRNLRIPRCTLVNHMKTVSYVKYLDSLSLVSASTDNSIKLWNLPASASGIIESPLQTFTGHANIKNFVGLSTSDGYIATGSETNEVFIYYKSFPMPVLSYKFGVTDPISGKEMDDTSQFISSVCWQGETSTLLAASSTGNIKLLEMV; from the exons ATGGATGGGCCATggcggaggaggagaaggagaaaagaaaGCGCAATTAAAGCTGGGAATATGTGGTTCAGTTCTCAGGTTGGAGCAGCGGCAGCAGACCCTTATCCCCCTCCGTTTGCTTCATTCTTGGAACGACAAGGACCAAGTAAAaaacggaggaggaggaggaggaggaggaggaggaggaggagagaaagGAGTAAAGTAATGCGTGGTTTGGAGGATGCGGCTGGTCCCCGCGGCGAGGTCGAGGACGAGGATGAACCGGCTGCGACGGCGGAGGATGAAGTCAGCCTGCGGCAATGGGTGGACCAGCCCAGCCGGCCAGTGGATCTGCTCCAGTGCCTCCACATCTTCCGGCAGATCGTCGACGCCGTCAACTCTGCCCACGCCCAGGGCGTGGTTGTCGGCGGCGTACGTCCCTCCTGCTTCGTCATGTCTTCCCTGGATCGCGTTTCCTTCATCGAGTCCGCCTCCTGTTCCGAATCCTCAGAGGACGACGATTTGACGTCGGGCCGCTCAAGGCTTGGCGGTGGTTCCTCCCGGATGGTGGCCTCCGAGGAGCCGAGTGGCGGGGTCGAGGACGAGAAGGCGGCGTTCCCGATGAAGAAAGTGCTGCAGATGGAGGCCGCGTGGTACACGAGCCCGGAGGAAGATGCTGGGAAGCCAGCTACATTTGCATCGGATGTTTACCGATTAGGTGTCCTTCTTTTCGAG CTGTTCTACTCGTTCGAGTCGCTAGAGGAGAAGTTTATATCGATGGCCAACTTGAGACACCGTGTTCTGCCGCCACAGCTTCTGCTCAAATGGCCCAAGGAAGCCTCCTGCTGCCTTTGGCTGTTGCATCCTCACCAGGATACCCGGCCTAAGATGAG TGGAGTATTGGAAAGTGAGTTCCTCAATCAACCAAAGGATAGTTTGGAGGAGCGTGATGCAGCAATTAAGTTGAAAGAAGAGACAGAAGACCAAGAATTATTGCTGGAGTTTCTTTTACATTTGCAGTTAAAAAAGAAGGAAATTGTTGATCAGTTGCATAATACCATCCGTTTTCTTACTGCTGACATAGAAGAAGTCACACACCAAAAATCAATTCTCAGTAAGAAATCATGTTCAAAACTGGACAAGGGTGATCGATCatcaaaagaaaaattagatgAACCTTTATTGGATTCTGTAAAAGATGAATATTCATTCAACTCGGATGCTAGAAAACGCTTGAGACCTGACCTTCAGAATTCCATCCAAGAGAAGCACTATAATGTTGGTGCTAAAGATCCAAGACCTAAAAAGGTTCAGCAGATTCAGGAAAATCCATTATCAAAGAGCTCCCGATTGATGAAAAACTGTGAAAAGTTGGAGGCTGTCTATGTTTCCACGAGATGCAGGACAGTGAAACAAGAAAGTCAACCAGGAAACAAATTCATTCACATTATCAGTAGTGGCAAAGGGTCAAGTTTTAGGCCCCCCCATGGAAGTTCAGTTGATGATTGGGACTATGATGTAGAAAATGTTGGTAGAAATGAATGGATTAATCCTTTTCTTAAAGGCATGTGCAAATATCTAGCATTTAGTAGGTTGAAAGTGAGGGCTGATCTTAAACAAGGTGATCTACTGAATCCAAGGAATTTAGTATGTTCAATGGGTTTTGATCGGGATAAAGAATTTTTTGCTACTGCTGGTGTAAATAagaaaattaagatttttgaatGCAACACTATTCTGAATGGAGATCGTGATATTCATTATCCTGTAGCAGAAATTATTAATGCCTCAAAGATAAGCTGTATCTGTTGGAACAGCTATATCAAGAGCCATATAGCCTTGAGTGACTTTGAGGGTGTTGTACAG GCATGGGATGCAACAAGAAACCAAGTTTTTGCAGTAATGAGAGAGCATGAGAAACGAGTATGGTCTGTTGACTTTTCTCTCACAGATCCGACGAAATTGGCTAGCGGTAGTGATGATGGCGCTGTGAAGATATGGAATATCAATCAG GCTGGGAGTGTTTGTACTATCAGAACTAAGGCAAATGTGTGCTCTGTGCAATTTCAACCTGATTCTGCTTATTCACTTGCAATTGGTTCAGCAGATCACAAGATCTACTGTTACGATCTCCGTAATTTAAGAATACCTCGTTGTACTCTGGTTAACCATATGAAAACTGTGAGCTATGTCAAGTACCTGGATTCATTGAGTCTAGTATCTGCATCTACTGATAACTCAATAAAGCTATGGAACTTACCTGCAAGTGCATCAGGAATAATAGAAAGTCCTCTTCAAACTTTCACTGGCCATGCAAACATTAAG AATTTCGTTGGTCTTTCTACCTCAGATGGATATATTGCTACAGGTTCTGAGACAAATGAG GTTTTCATCTACTACAAATCTTTCCCAATGCCTGTTTTGTCATACAAATTTGGCGTTACCGATCCAATATCTGGCAAGGAGATGGATGACACATCGCAGTTCATATCTTCTGTATGCTGGCAGGGTGAGACCTCCACGTTGCTCGCAGCAAGTTCCACCGGCAACATTAAGCTCTTGGAGATGGTTTAA
- the LOC121997194 gene encoding protein SPA1-RELATED 4-like isoform X3, whose amino-acid sequence MDGPWRRRRRRKESAIKAGNMWFSSQVGAAAADPYPPPFASFLERQGPSKKRRRRRRRRRRRRRERSKVMRGLEDAAGPRGEVEDEDEPAATAEDEVSLRQWVDQPSRPVDLLQCLHIFRQIVDAVNSAHAQGVVVGGVRPSCFVMSSLDRVSFIESASCSESSEDDDLTSGRSRLGGGSSRMVASEEPSGGVEDEKAAFPMKKVLQMEAAWYTSPEEDAGKPATFASDVYRLGVLLFELFYSFESLEEKFISMANLRHRVLPPQLLLKWPKEASCCLWLLHPHQDTRPKMSGVLESEFLNQPKDSLEERDAAIKLKEETEDQELLLEFLLHLQLKKKEIVDQLHNTIRFLTADIEEVTHQKSILSKKSCSKLDKGDRSSKEKLDEPLLDSVKDEYSFNSDARKRLRPDLQNSIQEKHYNVGAKDPRPKKVQQIQENPLSKSSRLMKNCEKLEAVYVSTRCRTVKQESQPGNKFIHIISSGKGSSFRPPHGSSVDDWDYDVENVGRNEWINPFLKGMCKYLAFSRLKVRADLKQGDLLNPRNLVCSMGFDRDKEFFATAGVNKKIKIFECNTILNGDRDIHYPVAEIINASKISCICWNSYIKSHIALSDFEGVVQAWDATRNQVFAVMREHEKRVWSVDFSLTDPTKLASGSDDGAVKIWNINQAILFLHLVYVCF is encoded by the exons ATGGATGGGCCATggcggaggaggagaaggagaaaagaaaGCGCAATTAAAGCTGGGAATATGTGGTTCAGTTCTCAGGTTGGAGCAGCGGCAGCAGACCCTTATCCCCCTCCGTTTGCTTCATTCTTGGAACGACAAGGACCAAGTAAAaaacggaggaggaggaggaggaggaggaggaggaggaggagagaaagGAGTAAAGTAATGCGTGGTTTGGAGGATGCGGCTGGTCCCCGCGGCGAGGTCGAGGACGAGGATGAACCGGCTGCGACGGCGGAGGATGAAGTCAGCCTGCGGCAATGGGTGGACCAGCCCAGCCGGCCAGTGGATCTGCTCCAGTGCCTCCACATCTTCCGGCAGATCGTCGACGCCGTCAACTCTGCCCACGCCCAGGGCGTGGTTGTCGGCGGCGTACGTCCCTCCTGCTTCGTCATGTCTTCCCTGGATCGCGTTTCCTTCATCGAGTCCGCCTCCTGTTCCGAATCCTCAGAGGACGACGATTTGACGTCGGGCCGCTCAAGGCTTGGCGGTGGTTCCTCCCGGATGGTGGCCTCCGAGGAGCCGAGTGGCGGGGTCGAGGACGAGAAGGCGGCGTTCCCGATGAAGAAAGTGCTGCAGATGGAGGCCGCGTGGTACACGAGCCCGGAGGAAGATGCTGGGAAGCCAGCTACATTTGCATCGGATGTTTACCGATTAGGTGTCCTTCTTTTCGAG CTGTTCTACTCGTTCGAGTCGCTAGAGGAGAAGTTTATATCGATGGCCAACTTGAGACACCGTGTTCTGCCGCCACAGCTTCTGCTCAAATGGCCCAAGGAAGCCTCCTGCTGCCTTTGGCTGTTGCATCCTCACCAGGATACCCGGCCTAAGATGAG TGGAGTATTGGAAAGTGAGTTCCTCAATCAACCAAAGGATAGTTTGGAGGAGCGTGATGCAGCAATTAAGTTGAAAGAAGAGACAGAAGACCAAGAATTATTGCTGGAGTTTCTTTTACATTTGCAGTTAAAAAAGAAGGAAATTGTTGATCAGTTGCATAATACCATCCGTTTTCTTACTGCTGACATAGAAGAAGTCACACACCAAAAATCAATTCTCAGTAAGAAATCATGTTCAAAACTGGACAAGGGTGATCGATCatcaaaagaaaaattagatgAACCTTTATTGGATTCTGTAAAAGATGAATATTCATTCAACTCGGATGCTAGAAAACGCTTGAGACCTGACCTTCAGAATTCCATCCAAGAGAAGCACTATAATGTTGGTGCTAAAGATCCAAGACCTAAAAAGGTTCAGCAGATTCAGGAAAATCCATTATCAAAGAGCTCCCGATTGATGAAAAACTGTGAAAAGTTGGAGGCTGTCTATGTTTCCACGAGATGCAGGACAGTGAAACAAGAAAGTCAACCAGGAAACAAATTCATTCACATTATCAGTAGTGGCAAAGGGTCAAGTTTTAGGCCCCCCCATGGAAGTTCAGTTGATGATTGGGACTATGATGTAGAAAATGTTGGTAGAAATGAATGGATTAATCCTTTTCTTAAAGGCATGTGCAAATATCTAGCATTTAGTAGGTTGAAAGTGAGGGCTGATCTTAAACAAGGTGATCTACTGAATCCAAGGAATTTAGTATGTTCAATGGGTTTTGATCGGGATAAAGAATTTTTTGCTACTGCTGGTGTAAATAagaaaattaagatttttgaatGCAACACTATTCTGAATGGAGATCGTGATATTCATTATCCTGTAGCAGAAATTATTAATGCCTCAAAGATAAGCTGTATCTGTTGGAACAGCTATATCAAGAGCCATATAGCCTTGAGTGACTTTGAGGGTGTTGTACAG GCATGGGATGCAACAAGAAACCAAGTTTTTGCAGTAATGAGAGAGCATGAGAAACGAGTATGGTCTGTTGACTTTTCTCTCACAGATCCGACGAAATTGGCTAGCGGTAGTGATGATGGCGCTGTGAAGATATGGAATATCAATCAGGCAATTCTATTTTTGCACTTGGTGTATGTCTGCTTTTGA
- the LOC121997194 gene encoding protein SPA1-RELATED 4-like isoform X2, which produces MDGPWRRRRRRKESAIKAGNMWFSSQVGAAAADPYPPPFASFLERQGPSKKRRRRRRRRRRRRRERSKVMRGLEDAAGPRGEVEDEDEPAATAEDEVSLRQWVDQPSRPVDLLQCLHIFRQIVDAVNSAHAQGVVVGGVRPSCFVMSSLDRVSFIESASCSESSEDDDLTSGRSRLGGGSSRMVASEEPSGGVEDEKAAFPMKKVLQMEAAWYTSPEEDAGKPATFASDVYRLGVLLFELFYSFESLEEKFISMANLRHRVLPPQLLLKWPKEASCCLWLLHPHQDTRPKMSGVLESEFLNQPKDSLEERDAAIKLKEETEDQELLLEFLLHLQLKKKEIVDQLHNTIRFLTADIEEVTHQKSILSKKSCSKLDKGDRSSKEKLDEPLLDSVKDEYSFNSDARKRLRPDLQNSIQEKHYNVGAKDPRPKKVQQIQENPLSKSSRLMKNCEKLEAVYVSTRCRTVKQESQPGNKFIHIISSGKGSSFRPPHGSSVDDWDYDVENVGRNEWINPFLKGMCKYLAFSRLKVRADLKQGDLLNPRNLVCSMGFDRDKEFFATAGVNKKIKIFECNTILNGDRDIHYPVAEIINASKISCICWNSYIKSHIALSDFEGVVQAWDATRNQVFAVMREHEKRVWSVDFSLTDPTKLASGSDDGAVKIWNINQAILFLHLVLGVFVLSELRQMCALCNFNLILLIHLQLVQQITRSTVTISVI; this is translated from the exons ATGGATGGGCCATggcggaggaggagaaggagaaaagaaaGCGCAATTAAAGCTGGGAATATGTGGTTCAGTTCTCAGGTTGGAGCAGCGGCAGCAGACCCTTATCCCCCTCCGTTTGCTTCATTCTTGGAACGACAAGGACCAAGTAAAaaacggaggaggaggaggaggaggaggaggaggaggaggagagaaagGAGTAAAGTAATGCGTGGTTTGGAGGATGCGGCTGGTCCCCGCGGCGAGGTCGAGGACGAGGATGAACCGGCTGCGACGGCGGAGGATGAAGTCAGCCTGCGGCAATGGGTGGACCAGCCCAGCCGGCCAGTGGATCTGCTCCAGTGCCTCCACATCTTCCGGCAGATCGTCGACGCCGTCAACTCTGCCCACGCCCAGGGCGTGGTTGTCGGCGGCGTACGTCCCTCCTGCTTCGTCATGTCTTCCCTGGATCGCGTTTCCTTCATCGAGTCCGCCTCCTGTTCCGAATCCTCAGAGGACGACGATTTGACGTCGGGCCGCTCAAGGCTTGGCGGTGGTTCCTCCCGGATGGTGGCCTCCGAGGAGCCGAGTGGCGGGGTCGAGGACGAGAAGGCGGCGTTCCCGATGAAGAAAGTGCTGCAGATGGAGGCCGCGTGGTACACGAGCCCGGAGGAAGATGCTGGGAAGCCAGCTACATTTGCATCGGATGTTTACCGATTAGGTGTCCTTCTTTTCGAG CTGTTCTACTCGTTCGAGTCGCTAGAGGAGAAGTTTATATCGATGGCCAACTTGAGACACCGTGTTCTGCCGCCACAGCTTCTGCTCAAATGGCCCAAGGAAGCCTCCTGCTGCCTTTGGCTGTTGCATCCTCACCAGGATACCCGGCCTAAGATGAG TGGAGTATTGGAAAGTGAGTTCCTCAATCAACCAAAGGATAGTTTGGAGGAGCGTGATGCAGCAATTAAGTTGAAAGAAGAGACAGAAGACCAAGAATTATTGCTGGAGTTTCTTTTACATTTGCAGTTAAAAAAGAAGGAAATTGTTGATCAGTTGCATAATACCATCCGTTTTCTTACTGCTGACATAGAAGAAGTCACACACCAAAAATCAATTCTCAGTAAGAAATCATGTTCAAAACTGGACAAGGGTGATCGATCatcaaaagaaaaattagatgAACCTTTATTGGATTCTGTAAAAGATGAATATTCATTCAACTCGGATGCTAGAAAACGCTTGAGACCTGACCTTCAGAATTCCATCCAAGAGAAGCACTATAATGTTGGTGCTAAAGATCCAAGACCTAAAAAGGTTCAGCAGATTCAGGAAAATCCATTATCAAAGAGCTCCCGATTGATGAAAAACTGTGAAAAGTTGGAGGCTGTCTATGTTTCCACGAGATGCAGGACAGTGAAACAAGAAAGTCAACCAGGAAACAAATTCATTCACATTATCAGTAGTGGCAAAGGGTCAAGTTTTAGGCCCCCCCATGGAAGTTCAGTTGATGATTGGGACTATGATGTAGAAAATGTTGGTAGAAATGAATGGATTAATCCTTTTCTTAAAGGCATGTGCAAATATCTAGCATTTAGTAGGTTGAAAGTGAGGGCTGATCTTAAACAAGGTGATCTACTGAATCCAAGGAATTTAGTATGTTCAATGGGTTTTGATCGGGATAAAGAATTTTTTGCTACTGCTGGTGTAAATAagaaaattaagatttttgaatGCAACACTATTCTGAATGGAGATCGTGATATTCATTATCCTGTAGCAGAAATTATTAATGCCTCAAAGATAAGCTGTATCTGTTGGAACAGCTATATCAAGAGCCATATAGCCTTGAGTGACTTTGAGGGTGTTGTACAG GCATGGGATGCAACAAGAAACCAAGTTTTTGCAGTAATGAGAGAGCATGAGAAACGAGTATGGTCTGTTGACTTTTCTCTCACAGATCCGACGAAATTGGCTAGCGGTAGTGATGATGGCGCTGTGAAGATATGGAATATCAATCAGGCAATTCTATTTTTGCACTTGGT GCTGGGAGTGTTTGTACTATCAGAACTAAGGCAAATGTGTGCTCTGTGCAATTTCAACCTGATTCTGCTTATTCACTTGCAATTGGTTCAGCAGATCACAAGATCTACTGTTACGATCTCCGTAATTTAA